From Juglans regia cultivar Chandler chromosome 6, Walnut 2.0, whole genome shotgun sequence, the proteins below share one genomic window:
- the LOC108986536 gene encoding probable LRR receptor-like serine/threonine-protein kinase At1g53440 isoform X2, which yields MVTQAHRPKISFNLKPLILLLCMGVAMNVKAAQRRLPVDEVKALKEIAAELGKKGWNFHVDPCSNDPSWETPTLKLGPKTYNNSILCNCTYPDGECHVVGLFLTGQDLSGVLPTSLVKLPHITKLELHRNYLTGTIPSAWTSLKLERLDLSFNRLEGNVPKFDDSAKLQRLYLTSNLLNGTVPDWIKRRDNHYDLDLSYNNFLESSMSPTNCRDTLNVFESFSRRDSSAGQCSKNLPCSKDWNSVHINCGGNEFSIGNIKYEADLDASGAAKFNPTTENWGFSSTGNFWDANSSSNDYIANNASVLRMNSHELYTSARLSPLSLTYYARCLANGNYTITLHFAEIIIRGNRSFYSLGRRIFDVYIQDKLELKDFDIENTTGGVDKALVKKVKAVVSNKVLHIRFHWAGKGTTNAPTRGTYGPLISAISIENDNPPDNVKTTIFIVTGALVLALLLILGILWWKGCIGSRISREKDLRGLDLQTGFFTYRQIKAATNNFDASNKIGEGGFGSVYKGILLDGTIIAVKKLSSKSRQGNREFVNEIGMISTLQHPNVVRLYGGCVEGNQLFLVYEYMENNSLARPLFGPEQYQLKLDWPTRQKICVGIAKGLTFLHEESTLRIVHRDIKTTNVLLDSNLNPKISDFGLAKLDEEEKTHISTRVAGTIGYMAPEYALWGFLTYKADVYSFGVVTLEIVAGKSNMKFGPNESYVCLLDWALVLQQKGNLVELVDPKLGSEFNVEEAIRMIKIALLCTNPSLALRPTMSAAVSMLEGQTVVDEVIMDPSVYGDEYKFKVLREQFNQIPQESMDSIGPESHIHLSDATWIGTSSTSAQDLYDPRNLDTQ from the exons ATGGTTACACAAGCTCACAGACCAAAGATCAGCTTCAATCTTAAACCTCTTATATTGCTTCTTTGCATGGGAGTAGCCATGAATGTCAAGGCCGCACAAAGACGTCTTCCTGTTGATGAAG TTAAAGCCCTTAAAGAAATAGCCGCAGAGCTGGGGAAGAAGGGCTGGAATTTCCATGTAGACCCATGCAGCAATGATCCCAGTTGGGAAACACCAACGCTGAAATTGGGTCCAAAAACGTACAACAATTCAATACTATGCAATTGTACATACCCTGATGGTGAATGCCACGTGGTCGGACT ATTTCTTACCGGGCAGGATCTTTCTGGTGTGCTTCCAACATCCCTTGTGAAGCTGCCTCACATAACGAAGCT TGAGTTGCATCGAAACTATCTGACTGGTACAATTCCATCCGCATGGACTTCTCTAAAGTTGGAACGTCT AGATCTGAGCTTCAATAGATTGGAAGGAAATGTTCCAAAGTTTGACGATAGTGCAAAGTTGCAGCGCCT GTATCTGACAAGCAACTTACTCAACGGGACAGTTCCGGACTGGATCAAACGAAGAGATAATCACTA TGATCTAGATCTTTCTTACAATAACTTCTTAGAGAGTTCTATGTCACCAACTAATTGTCGAGACACACT AAATGTATTTGAAAGCTTCTCTAGACGGGACTC ATCAGCTGGCCAGTGCTCGAAGAACCTTCCTTGTTCAAAAG ACTGGAATTCAGTGCATATAAATTGCGGTGGAAACGAATTCAGTATTGGAAACATTAAATACGAAGCAGATCTTGATGCATCAGGTGCCGCAAAATTTAATCCCACCACAGAGAATTGGGGATTCAGTTCCACTGGAAATTTCTGGGATGCTAACAGCAGCTCGAATGATTACATAGCAAATAATGCGTCAGTACTAAGAATGAACAGCCACGAATTATACACAAGCGCACGCCTctctcctctttctctcacatATTATGCGCGTTGCTTGGCAAATGGAAATTATACCATCACACTACACTTTGCAGAGATAATAATAAGAGGAAACAGATCTTTTTACAGTCTTGGAAGACGTATATTTGATGTTTATATACAg GATAAACTGGAGTTGAAGGATTTTGATATCGAAAATACTACAGGAGGGGTCGACAAAGCTTtagttaagaaagttaaagcaGTTGTGAGTAACAAAGTCTTACATATCCGCTTTCATTGGGCTGGCAAAGGGACAACAAATGCCCCAACAAGAGGAACATATGGTCCTCTCATATCGGCTATCTCTATAGAAAATG ATAATCCCCCTGATAATGTCAAAACCACAATATTCATTGTGACTGGAGCTTTAGTGTTGGCGCTATTACTCATTTTAGGCATTCTTTGGTGGAAAGGCTGCATAGGAAGCAGGATATCGAGGGAAAAAG ATTTGAGAGGATTAGATCTGCAAACAGGTTTTTTCACTTACAGGCAAATCAAAGCTGCCACAAACAACTTTGATGCTTCAAACAAGATTGGGGAAGGTGGTTTTGGATCTGTATACAAG GGTATACTATTAGATGGTACCATAATTGCAGTTAAGAAACTTTCTTCAAAATCGCGTCAAGGAAATCGTGAATtcgtgaatgaaataggcatgatATCTACTTTACAGCACCCAAATGTTGTTAGATTGTATGGAGGTTGTGTTGAAGGAAATCAACTATTCTTGGTATATGAATACATGGAAAACAATAGCCTGGCTCGTCCTTTGTTTG GTCCAGAGCAATACCAATTAAAATTGGACTGGCCTACACGGCAGAAAATATGCGTTGGCATTGCAAAAGGCCTGACTTTCTTGCATGAGGAATCAACACTGAGAATTGTTCACAGAGACATTAAAACTACAAATGTGCTATTGGATTCGAACCTTAATCCAAAGATTTCTGACTTTGGTTTGGCCAAGCTTGATGAAGAGGAAAAAACCCATATCAGCACCCGAGTTGCTGGAACCAT AGGATACATGGCACCAGAATATGCATTATGGGGGTTTTTAACATATAAAGCAGATGTCTACAGTTTTGGGGTCGTTACATTGGAAATTGTTGCAGGGAAGAGCAACATGAAATTTGGACCAAATGAAAGTTATGTATGTCTTCTTGATTGG GCTCTTGTTCTGCAACAAAAGGGTAATCTAGTGGAGCTGGTGGATCCAAAGTTAGGCTCTGAGTTCAACGTGGAGGAAGCAATTAGAATGATCAAAATAGCTTTACTATGTACGAATCCATCTCTAGCTCTCAGACCCACAATGTCTGCAGCAGTAAGCATGCTTGAAGGCCAAACAGTTGTTGATGAAGTTATTATGGATCCAAGCGTATATGGAGATGAATATAAGTTTAAAGTTTTAAGAGAGCAGTTCAATCAGATCCCACAAGAATCGATGGACTCAATTGGACCTGAGAGCCATATTCATTTGTCAGATGCAACATGGATAGGAACTTCTTCTACGTCTGCCCAAGATCTTTATGATCCACGTAATCTTGATACTCAGTAA
- the LOC108986536 gene encoding probable leucine-rich repeat receptor-like serine/threonine-protein kinase At3g14840 isoform X1, whose amino-acid sequence MVTQAHRPKISFNLKPLILLLCMGVAMNVKAAQRRLPVDEVKALKEIAAELGKKGWNFHVDPCSNDPSWETPTLKLGPKTYNNSILCNCTYPDGECHVVGLFLTGQDLSGVLPTSLVKLPHITKLELHRNYLTGTIPSAWTSLKLERLSTAVNKLSGRIPSYLGKITTLRFLSIENNRFSGTVPPELGKLVNLENLILNANFLTGELPVNLTYLTNLTELDLSFNRLEGNVPKFDDSAKLQRLYLTSNLLNGTVPDWIKRRDNHYDLDLSYNNFLESSMSPTNCRDTLNVFESFSRRDSSAGQCSKNLPCSKDWNSVHINCGGNEFSIGNIKYEADLDASGAAKFNPTTENWGFSSTGNFWDANSSSNDYIANNASVLRMNSHELYTSARLSPLSLTYYARCLANGNYTITLHFAEIIIRGNRSFYSLGRRIFDVYIQDKLELKDFDIENTTGGVDKALVKKVKAVVSNKVLHIRFHWAGKGTTNAPTRGTYGPLISAISIENDNPPDNVKTTIFIVTGALVLALLLILGILWWKGCIGSRISREKDLRGLDLQTGFFTYRQIKAATNNFDASNKIGEGGFGSVYKGILLDGTIIAVKKLSSKSRQGNREFVNEIGMISTLQHPNVVRLYGGCVEGNQLFLVYEYMENNSLARPLFGPEQYQLKLDWPTRQKICVGIAKGLTFLHEESTLRIVHRDIKTTNVLLDSNLNPKISDFGLAKLDEEEKTHISTRVAGTIGYMAPEYALWGFLTYKADVYSFGVVTLEIVAGKSNMKFGPNESYVCLLDWALVLQQKGNLVELVDPKLGSEFNVEEAIRMIKIALLCTNPSLALRPTMSAAVSMLEGQTVVDEVIMDPSVYGDEYKFKVLREQFNQIPQESMDSIGPESHIHLSDATWIGTSSTSAQDLYDPRNLDTQ is encoded by the exons ATGGTTACACAAGCTCACAGACCAAAGATCAGCTTCAATCTTAAACCTCTTATATTGCTTCTTTGCATGGGAGTAGCCATGAATGTCAAGGCCGCACAAAGACGTCTTCCTGTTGATGAAG TTAAAGCCCTTAAAGAAATAGCCGCAGAGCTGGGGAAGAAGGGCTGGAATTTCCATGTAGACCCATGCAGCAATGATCCCAGTTGGGAAACACCAACGCTGAAATTGGGTCCAAAAACGTACAACAATTCAATACTATGCAATTGTACATACCCTGATGGTGAATGCCACGTGGTCGGACT ATTTCTTACCGGGCAGGATCTTTCTGGTGTGCTTCCAACATCCCTTGTGAAGCTGCCTCACATAACGAAGCT TGAGTTGCATCGAAACTATCTGACTGGTACAATTCCATCCGCATGGACTTCTCTAAAGTTGGAACGTCT GTCCACTGCTGTAAACAAGTTATCGGGAAGAATTCCGAGCTACCTGGGAAAAATTACCACTCTTAGATTTTT gAGCATAGAGAACAATAGGTTTTCTGGAACTGTTCCCCCTGAGCTTGGAAAGTTGGTTAACTTGGAGAATCT TATTCTCAATGCTAACTTCCTCACTGGAGAGTTGCCAGTCAATCTAACTTATCTCACAAACTTAACTGAACT AGATCTGAGCTTCAATAGATTGGAAGGAAATGTTCCAAAGTTTGACGATAGTGCAAAGTTGCAGCGCCT GTATCTGACAAGCAACTTACTCAACGGGACAGTTCCGGACTGGATCAAACGAAGAGATAATCACTA TGATCTAGATCTTTCTTACAATAACTTCTTAGAGAGTTCTATGTCACCAACTAATTGTCGAGACACACT AAATGTATTTGAAAGCTTCTCTAGACGGGACTC ATCAGCTGGCCAGTGCTCGAAGAACCTTCCTTGTTCAAAAG ACTGGAATTCAGTGCATATAAATTGCGGTGGAAACGAATTCAGTATTGGAAACATTAAATACGAAGCAGATCTTGATGCATCAGGTGCCGCAAAATTTAATCCCACCACAGAGAATTGGGGATTCAGTTCCACTGGAAATTTCTGGGATGCTAACAGCAGCTCGAATGATTACATAGCAAATAATGCGTCAGTACTAAGAATGAACAGCCACGAATTATACACAAGCGCACGCCTctctcctctttctctcacatATTATGCGCGTTGCTTGGCAAATGGAAATTATACCATCACACTACACTTTGCAGAGATAATAATAAGAGGAAACAGATCTTTTTACAGTCTTGGAAGACGTATATTTGATGTTTATATACAg GATAAACTGGAGTTGAAGGATTTTGATATCGAAAATACTACAGGAGGGGTCGACAAAGCTTtagttaagaaagttaaagcaGTTGTGAGTAACAAAGTCTTACATATCCGCTTTCATTGGGCTGGCAAAGGGACAACAAATGCCCCAACAAGAGGAACATATGGTCCTCTCATATCGGCTATCTCTATAGAAAATG ATAATCCCCCTGATAATGTCAAAACCACAATATTCATTGTGACTGGAGCTTTAGTGTTGGCGCTATTACTCATTTTAGGCATTCTTTGGTGGAAAGGCTGCATAGGAAGCAGGATATCGAGGGAAAAAG ATTTGAGAGGATTAGATCTGCAAACAGGTTTTTTCACTTACAGGCAAATCAAAGCTGCCACAAACAACTTTGATGCTTCAAACAAGATTGGGGAAGGTGGTTTTGGATCTGTATACAAG GGTATACTATTAGATGGTACCATAATTGCAGTTAAGAAACTTTCTTCAAAATCGCGTCAAGGAAATCGTGAATtcgtgaatgaaataggcatgatATCTACTTTACAGCACCCAAATGTTGTTAGATTGTATGGAGGTTGTGTTGAAGGAAATCAACTATTCTTGGTATATGAATACATGGAAAACAATAGCCTGGCTCGTCCTTTGTTTG GTCCAGAGCAATACCAATTAAAATTGGACTGGCCTACACGGCAGAAAATATGCGTTGGCATTGCAAAAGGCCTGACTTTCTTGCATGAGGAATCAACACTGAGAATTGTTCACAGAGACATTAAAACTACAAATGTGCTATTGGATTCGAACCTTAATCCAAAGATTTCTGACTTTGGTTTGGCCAAGCTTGATGAAGAGGAAAAAACCCATATCAGCACCCGAGTTGCTGGAACCAT AGGATACATGGCACCAGAATATGCATTATGGGGGTTTTTAACATATAAAGCAGATGTCTACAGTTTTGGGGTCGTTACATTGGAAATTGTTGCAGGGAAGAGCAACATGAAATTTGGACCAAATGAAAGTTATGTATGTCTTCTTGATTGG GCTCTTGTTCTGCAACAAAAGGGTAATCTAGTGGAGCTGGTGGATCCAAAGTTAGGCTCTGAGTTCAACGTGGAGGAAGCAATTAGAATGATCAAAATAGCTTTACTATGTACGAATCCATCTCTAGCTCTCAGACCCACAATGTCTGCAGCAGTAAGCATGCTTGAAGGCCAAACAGTTGTTGATGAAGTTATTATGGATCCAAGCGTATATGGAGATGAATATAAGTTTAAAGTTTTAAGAGAGCAGTTCAATCAGATCCCACAAGAATCGATGGACTCAATTGGACCTGAGAGCCATATTCATTTGTCAGATGCAACATGGATAGGAACTTCTTCTACGTCTGCCCAAGATCTTTATGATCCACGTAATCTTGATACTCAGTAA
- the LOC118348632 gene encoding uncharacterized protein LOC118348632: MSDLNANENESEANPSASEVLRVAVHQLIDDLVQNPLGRQLNFIEGGCTVKQFNRMHPPLFDGRGDPTLAEDWIQDIEEILRVLTCTEEQKVAYATFKLIGEAKRWWISERSIREAKGTEIVSWLHFKQIFLERFFPSSFREDKAMEFATLVQGTMTVHQYAARLTKLSRFATYLIPDEEKKARKFEQGLNEKLYERVVGFQIRNFSELVNKATVFERTLQRSAALHEQRKRTTPTGYHSGMDQGRWKRRSEGGSSGERPVQSNQQPYQCRTCNQVHSRECRKGAGLCFRCGKSGHYIKDCPTQNRSNQTFIPPP, encoded by the coding sequence ATGTCGGACCTGAATGCAAACGAGAACGAAAGTGAAGCAAATCCGAGTGCTTCCGAGGTACTACGAGTAGCTgtacatcaattaattgatgaccttgtgcaGAATCCTTTGGGTCGCCAGCTTAACTTTATTGAAGGGGGCTGTACTGTTAAGCAATTCAATCGAATGCACCCTCCTTTATTTGATGGTAGAGGCGATCCAACTCTAGcagaggattggattcaggacattgaggagattttgcgAGTTCTAACCTGTACTGAGGAGCAAAAGGTGGCGtacgccacattcaagcttattggggaagcgaagaggtggtggatctctgaAAGATCTATCAGAGAAGCAAAAGGGACAGAGATAGTCagttggctgcacttcaagcagatctttCTTGAACGCTTTTTCCCTAGCTCGTTCCGTgaggacaaggctatggaatttgccaccttgGTTCAGGGAACAATGACGGTACATCAGTATGCTGCTAGGTTGACTAAGTTATCCCGTTTTGCTACTTATCtgattcccgatgaggaaaagaaggcacgCAAATTTGAGCAAGGACTGAATGAGAAACTGTATGAGCGTGTGGTGGGTTTCCAGATTCGGAACTTCTCAGAATTGGTGAATAAAGCAACAGTTTTTGAAAGAACCCTTCAAAGAAGTGCTGCGTTGCATGAACAGAGGAAAAGGACTACTCCTACCGGGTACCATTCTGGCATGGACCAGGGACGGTGGAAAAGGAGGAGTGAAGGTGGTAGTTCGGGAGAAAGGCCGGTTCAGAGTAATCAACAGCCCTACCAGTGTAGGACATGCAATCAAGTGCACTCCAGAGAGTGCAGAAAAGGGGCGGGATTGTGTTTTCGTTGTGGCAAATCAGGACACTACATCAAGGATTGCCCAACGCAAAATAGAAGCAACCAGACGTTCATACCGCCACCTTAG